A stretch of the Polluticoccus soli genome encodes the following:
- a CDS encoding translocation/assembly module TamB domain-containing protein — MGLLVLIVVLVNLTPVQNFLVQRVVVSMSKKLGTKVAVKHVRVDFMNHLLLEGLYIEDKAGDTLLHAGQARVRITDWFFLKSDKPVITYIGLHNAYVHLYRTKKSDEWNYKFIEDAFDTGKKDSTKKQNEFELDLEKADLQNVRFHMDDAWVGSDMDIDVGSLQVNADEIDLKKRVVDINSVELIRGGIVLRDYEGGRPPRPRKPRVLDTTAFNKGNWLVHAKNLKLEDCFFKLDVGDGLARVNEFDEKHMHITGINIDARKINIIKDTIRGHVENLAAKDRSGIMIRKAVADVSVSPIASIAKNLYIETNNSKLHHFYAMYYERFPDFNDYIHKVVMEADMRNSIVDSRDVAYFAPQLRKYPTLAKVSGYAKGTVDNIYARNLQVSDGGFSLKGNVRMKGLPDIYTTWIEYTDGEILTSGPAIMKYAPELKGHPNLALEKLTHAYFKGNFIGYIENFAANGSIVTNLGSLHSDVTMKIPNFNQRTAVYAGKVSTDNFDLGTLLRQPDLGIVTFNGNVHGNAFDPKDAKITLDAVISRFDFKGYPYRNITANGLLEKNKFNGDLMVDDPNLALAFNGIFDFSQDQLAINAKANLLSSNLTALKLTKDTVTASADFDLDWKGNSIDNFLGYAKLYNINLFRNGHHMDLDSVHVYSSQAESQKLIIVESNALRGVVKGNFQLSSLPASVQAYIGSYLPNYIHPPKSVPTDQNLTFEIRTKEIDSLLGVITPALKGFRDATIVGALNTAKQQLSVDAMIPYGQIGDVRVQNITITSLGDFRQLAVNADAGNVVVGDLHGAISLTTTVGSDSLTFNIASSSTSEYGTATINGRAYASGDSLDIRLAPSEFYLAKKRWEIAGGSQAIVSDDFLFIRNLQLRSDNQQIVANSEAGAGQPLVIQTSNLDLAHLGSLAGLAGYEPTGKLNGTITLSNIFNDLLVNANLKATEVMLGTDTIGNVNAVGSYDAGKHLLVLDPASGVYRGNASITAGGRTVFDSTSNRRLDGNIVVNNAPVAWIMPFVEGYVSKVNGTLNGSVSIKGTASEPDVEGSVRMDNAHVRIDFLGTEYDIHTATIKVNNSEINFGDFTLFDAYKNRAIFNGKITHNRFKNLKLAMNMGSSKFQVINLKEFENEAFYGNLIAGFQNLSITGPIEDIRIRMTRAMPAAASQLYIPIGTTSEQASYSYVSFKSYDTVKKVVVKKPKHKLNIEIDARLNPLAEITLVLDPSTGDAITAKGNGNINMTIPSDNDIKMYGQYDIEEGNYLFTLRQLFYKRKFELNAGSRISFNGPIAATSMNVEGVYTVRARPYQLLKNYQQTILNNNEAKEAKTTQDVNVLLFMRGSLENPTLTFKLDIPQQRPGTIAYEEVRRVNQNETELFNQVASLLLIGSFYPQDNIAAGAATGAGAISNVSEVLSGTASSQLTNLVNRLTGNENLSLNVKYGSYTASEAANQKNGDSRSTVTWGVDYKLFDNRVSVEYGGSYDWGKNTGAANNAGILNLAGDVRVNYQFREGGNTRGYFFRTSAFDALGNQSLKRTGLGVSWRKSFNTLDEFLRGQKYAAKKMEEQLRADSANTNTNRPTGGTW; from the coding sequence GTGGGGCTGCTTGTGCTCATCGTCGTACTGGTAAACCTGACGCCTGTGCAGAACTTCCTGGTGCAGCGCGTAGTAGTATCCATGTCTAAAAAGCTGGGAACCAAGGTGGCAGTGAAGCATGTACGTGTGGATTTTATGAACCACCTGCTGCTGGAAGGGTTGTATATAGAAGATAAAGCCGGCGATACCCTGCTCCATGCCGGGCAAGCCAGGGTGCGGATTACAGACTGGTTTTTCCTGAAAAGCGATAAACCGGTCATTACTTATATAGGGCTGCACAATGCCTATGTGCACCTGTATCGCACCAAAAAGTCGGACGAGTGGAACTATAAGTTTATAGAAGACGCTTTTGATACCGGCAAAAAAGACAGCACCAAAAAGCAGAACGAATTTGAGCTGGACCTGGAAAAAGCCGATCTACAGAACGTACGCTTCCACATGGACGATGCGTGGGTTGGTAGTGATATGGACATTGACGTGGGTAGCCTGCAGGTGAATGCCGACGAGATAGACCTGAAAAAGCGTGTCGTCGATATCAATTCGGTAGAATTGATAAGAGGTGGCATTGTATTGCGCGATTACGAAGGTGGCCGCCCACCAAGGCCACGCAAGCCACGGGTATTGGACACTACGGCATTCAACAAGGGCAACTGGCTGGTACATGCAAAAAACCTCAAACTGGAGGACTGCTTTTTCAAACTGGATGTCGGCGATGGGTTAGCACGTGTGAATGAATTTGACGAGAAACACATGCACATCACGGGCATCAACATTGATGCAAGGAAGATCAACATCATTAAAGACACTATACGCGGACACGTAGAAAACCTCGCCGCTAAAGACCGCAGTGGCATCATGATCCGCAAAGCGGTTGCCGACGTGAGCGTGTCGCCGATCGCCTCTATTGCCAAAAACCTGTACATAGAAACGAACAACAGTAAGCTGCACCATTTCTATGCTATGTACTACGAGCGCTTCCCCGACTTCAACGACTATATACATAAAGTAGTTATGGAGGCGGACATGCGCAACTCGATAGTTGACTCGAGAGATGTAGCGTACTTCGCGCCTCAGCTGCGTAAATACCCTACCCTCGCCAAAGTATCGGGCTACGCAAAAGGAACAGTTGATAATATCTATGCACGTAATCTGCAGGTGAGCGATGGCGGCTTTAGCTTAAAAGGCAATGTGCGAATGAAAGGTCTGCCCGACATCTACACTACCTGGATAGAATATACCGACGGCGAGATACTAACCAGTGGACCTGCGATCATGAAATATGCGCCTGAACTCAAGGGCCACCCCAACCTGGCGCTTGAAAAGCTGACGCATGCTTATTTCAAGGGCAACTTCATTGGCTACATAGAGAACTTCGCGGCCAATGGTTCAATCGTAACCAACCTCGGCAGCCTGCACTCAGATGTGACCATGAAGATACCCAACTTCAACCAACGGACCGCTGTGTACGCAGGTAAGGTGTCTACCGACAATTTCGATCTGGGTACGCTGCTTCGTCAGCCGGATCTTGGTATAGTGACCTTTAACGGTAACGTGCATGGCAATGCCTTCGATCCCAAAGATGCTAAGATCACTCTTGACGCTGTTATCAGCCGTTTTGATTTCAAAGGTTATCCCTATAGGAATATCACGGCAAACGGTTTGCTGGAGAAGAATAAGTTCAACGGCGACCTGATGGTGGATGATCCTAACCTCGCATTGGCCTTCAATGGCATTTTCGATTTCAGCCAGGATCAGCTAGCCATTAATGCCAAGGCGAACCTGCTAAGCAGCAATCTGACTGCGCTGAAGCTAACAAAGGACACCGTCACAGCAAGCGCCGACTTTGACCTTGACTGGAAGGGCAACAGCATCGATAACTTCCTGGGTTATGCGAAGCTGTATAACATAAACCTGTTCCGCAACGGTCACCACATGGACCTCGACTCGGTACATGTGTATTCATCTCAGGCCGAATCTCAGAAATTGATCATCGTTGAGAGTAATGCGCTTCGTGGCGTAGTAAAGGGTAATTTCCAATTGAGTTCGTTGCCGGCATCGGTACAAGCATACATCGGCAGCTACCTGCCGAATTATATTCATCCGCCAAAGTCTGTACCAACTGATCAGAATCTGACTTTCGAGATCCGTACCAAAGAGATAGACAGCCTGCTGGGTGTGATTACACCTGCACTGAAAGGCTTCCGTGATGCTACTATCGTCGGTGCTCTAAATACAGCCAAACAACAGCTGAGTGTCGATGCCATGATACCCTATGGCCAGATAGGCGATGTGCGCGTACAAAACATCACCATCACCAGTCTTGGAGACTTCAGGCAGCTGGCGGTGAATGCTGATGCAGGCAATGTGGTGGTTGGCGACCTTCATGGAGCTATAAGCCTGACCACAACAGTGGGTAGCGATTCGCTGACCTTTAATATCGCCTCATCCTCCACGTCTGAATACGGCACTGCGACCATCAACGGCCGGGCATATGCCAGCGGCGACAGCCTTGACATCCGCCTGGCACCTTCAGAATTTTACCTGGCAAAAAAACGCTGGGAGATCGCAGGTGGTAGCCAGGCTATTGTAAGTGATGATTTCCTGTTTATCCGAAATCTGCAGTTGCGTTCAGACAACCAACAGATCGTTGCCAATTCTGAAGCAGGCGCTGGTCAGCCATTGGTTATCCAAACTTCTAATCTCGACCTGGCGCACCTTGGCAGCTTGGCGGGACTGGCAGGCTATGAGCCTACCGGAAAGTTGAACGGCACAATTACTCTTAGCAACATATTCAATGACCTCCTGGTAAATGCTAACCTGAAAGCCACAGAGGTAATGCTGGGAACAGATACCATAGGCAATGTGAATGCTGTAGGTAGCTATGATGCCGGCAAACATTTGCTGGTACTCGATCCTGCGAGCGGGGTTTATCGTGGCAATGCATCTATCACTGCCGGCGGGCGTACCGTGTTTGATAGCACAAGCAACCGCAGGCTCGACGGTAACATTGTTGTGAACAACGCGCCGGTTGCCTGGATAATGCCGTTTGTGGAAGGTTATGTGAGCAAGGTAAATGGAACATTGAATGGCAGCGTTTCTATAAAAGGAACTGCCAGCGAACCGGACGTTGAAGGATCTGTGAGGATGGATAATGCGCATGTACGTATAGACTTCCTTGGCACCGAGTATGACATCCATACTGCGACCATCAAAGTAAACAACAGCGAGATCAACTTTGGTGATTTTACACTGTTTGATGCCTATAAGAACAGGGCGATCTTCAACGGTAAGATCACACACAACAGGTTTAAAAACCTGAAGCTGGCAATGAACATGGGTTCATCTAAATTTCAGGTGATCAACCTGAAAGAATTTGAGAATGAAGCGTTCTACGGCAACCTCATTGCAGGCTTTCAAAACTTATCGATAACAGGCCCTATAGAGGACATCAGGATACGGATGACCCGGGCGATGCCTGCTGCTGCTTCACAACTGTACATACCCATCGGGACTACTTCTGAGCAAGCCAGCTATAGCTATGTTAGTTTCAAATCGTACGACACAGTTAAGAAAGTTGTTGTAAAGAAACCCAAGCATAAACTGAACATTGAAATAGATGCCCGCCTCAATCCGCTAGCGGAGATCACACTTGTACTCGACCCATCGACAGGGGATGCCATTACCGCAAAGGGAAATGGCAACATCAATATGACTATCCCCTCGGATAATGACATAAAGATGTATGGACAATACGATATCGAGGAGGGAAATTACCTGTTTACCTTACGGCAGTTGTTCTACAAACGCAAGTTTGAGCTGAACGCAGGTAGCCGTATCAGCTTTAACGGACCAATAGCTGCAACATCAATGAATGTAGAAGGTGTATACACCGTGCGTGCAAGGCCTTATCAATTGCTGAAGAACTATCAGCAGACCATTTTGAATAACAACGAAGCAAAAGAGGCTAAGACCACCCAGGATGTAAACGTTTTGCTTTTCATGAGAGGCTCTCTTGAAAATCCAACGCTAACATTTAAACTGGATATTCCTCAGCAGCGACCCGGCACTATCGCCTATGAGGAAGTGCGCCGTGTCAACCAGAATGAAACAGAACTTTTCAACCAGGTAGCTTCGCTGTTGCTGATCGGCAGCTTTTATCCGCAGGACAATATAGCAGCAGGTGCCGCTACGGGTGCTGGTGCTATCAGCAATGTGAGTGAAGTTTTGTCTGGCACAGCTTCGTCGCAGCTAACGAACCTTGTTAACCGCCTGACAGGGAACGAGAATCTTTCGCTGAATGTCAAATACGGATCCTATACGGCATCAGAAGCTGCCAACCAAAAAAATGGGGACAGTCGTAGCACCGTGACATGGGGCGTAGACTATAAACTGTTTGATAACAGGGTGAGTGTAGAATATGGCGGTTCCTACGACTGGGGAAAAAATACTGGCGCAGCCAACAATGCAGGAATACTTAACCTTGCAGGTGACGTTCGTGTTAACTACCAATTCCGTGAAGGTGGCAACACCCGTGGATATTTCTTCCGTACTTCTGCATTTGACGCATTGGGCAACCAAAGCCTTAAACGTACAGGTCTGGGTGTTTCCTGGCGCAAATCATTCAACACCCTTGATGAGTTCTTGAGAGGACAAAAATATGCAGCGAAAAAGATGGAAGAACAACTGCGTGCAGATTCAGCCAACACCAATACTAACCGGCCTACCGGGGGAACGTGGTAG
- a CDS encoding prolyl oligopeptidase family serine peptidase, whose product MAASAQKPGAFKGSYPETKMGTQVDEFFGTKVNDPYRWLEDDRSAETADWVKRQNDVTNAYLAQIPFRDNIKTRLTELWNYEKYSAPFKEGGYTYFYKNDGLQNQSVLYRQKGSEAPEVFLDPNKFSKDGTTSLAGVDFTKDGSMCAFQISEGGSDWRKVIVLDTRTKKRLDDTLMDVKFSGLSWRGNEGFYYSSYDKPKEGSALSGKTQYHKLFFHKLGTAQSKDELIFGGEATPRRYIGGGVTEDQKFLVITAANATYGNELYIKDLSNPKNPIVPVVTGFENEQDVVYAENGMLYIVTNQNAPNRRLVIADAKNPAVDTWKDVIPQSQFPLTVSTGGRKFFAQYIKHAVSEVYQYDLSGKMERQITLPGLGTAGGFSAKREENELYYSFTSYVYPPTIFKYDIGSGKSEVYKKSGVKFDPSLYESKQVFYVSEDGTTIPMIITHKKGVQLDGKNPTMLYGYGGFNVSLTPAFSVSNLVFMENGGVYAVANLRGGGEYGDQWHTMGTKLNKQNVFNDFIAAAQYLVTEKYTSKDYLAISGGSNGGLLVGAVMTQRPDLMRVAFPAVGVLDMLRYHKFTAGAGWAYDYGTADDNKEMFDYLYKYSPVHNARKGTCYPSTMVMTGDHDDRVVPAHSFKFASAIQAAQSCDNPVLIRIETKAGHGAGKPTSMIIEEQADKWAFMLYNMGLGYGAK is encoded by the coding sequence ATGGCAGCATCAGCACAAAAGCCGGGAGCCTTTAAGGGCTCTTACCCTGAAACTAAAATGGGGACACAGGTTGACGAATTTTTTGGTACTAAGGTGAACGACCCCTATCGCTGGCTCGAAGACGACAGGTCGGCAGAAACAGCCGATTGGGTAAAGCGCCAAAACGACGTTACCAATGCCTACCTGGCACAGATACCGTTCCGCGACAACATCAAAACCCGCCTGACCGAGCTGTGGAACTACGAAAAATACTCGGCACCGTTTAAAGAGGGTGGATATACGTATTTCTATAAAAATGATGGACTGCAAAACCAATCTGTGCTGTATCGCCAGAAGGGCAGCGAAGCTCCGGAAGTATTCCTAGATCCAAACAAATTTTCAAAAGACGGCACTACGTCACTAGCTGGCGTAGACTTTACAAAAGACGGTTCTATGTGTGCCTTCCAGATATCGGAAGGTGGCTCTGACTGGCGCAAGGTGATCGTGTTGGACACGCGTACTAAAAAGCGCCTGGATGACACACTGATGGATGTAAAGTTCAGCGGACTTTCCTGGAGAGGCAACGAAGGTTTCTATTATAGCAGCTATGATAAACCCAAAGAAGGCAGTGCATTGTCAGGTAAAACCCAGTATCACAAACTTTTCTTCCACAAGCTCGGTACGGCGCAGTCTAAAGATGAGCTGATATTTGGTGGCGAGGCTACGCCACGCCGCTACATTGGCGGAGGTGTGACCGAAGACCAGAAATTCCTGGTGATCACGGCAGCCAATGCTACTTATGGCAACGAGTTATACATCAAAGACCTTTCGAATCCCAAAAATCCGATCGTTCCTGTAGTAACAGGTTTTGAGAACGAGCAGGACGTAGTTTATGCCGAGAATGGAATGCTGTACATCGTAACCAACCAGAATGCGCCTAACCGCAGGCTGGTAATAGCCGATGCCAAAAATCCTGCTGTGGATACATGGAAGGATGTGATCCCGCAATCGCAATTCCCGCTCACTGTTTCTACCGGCGGACGTAAATTCTTTGCACAATACATTAAACATGCCGTGTCTGAAGTGTATCAATACGACCTCAGCGGTAAAATGGAGCGCCAGATCACACTGCCGGGCCTTGGCACTGCGGGTGGCTTTAGCGCAAAACGAGAAGAAAATGAACTGTACTACTCATTCACTTCATACGTTTATCCTCCAACGATCTTCAAATACGATATCGGTTCCGGTAAATCAGAAGTGTATAAAAAATCGGGCGTGAAATTTGACCCGTCGTTGTACGAAAGCAAGCAGGTGTTTTATGTGTCTGAAGATGGTACCACCATCCCGATGATCATCACCCACAAAAAAGGCGTACAGCTCGATGGTAAAAATCCTACTATGCTGTATGGCTATGGCGGTTTCAATGTAAGCCTGACACCGGCCTTCAGCGTAAGCAACCTGGTGTTTATGGAAAACGGTGGTGTATATGCGGTGGCAAACCTACGTGGCGGCGGCGAGTACGGCGACCAGTGGCACACCATGGGTACCAAACTTAACAAGCAAAATGTGTTCAACGATTTTATAGCTGCAGCTCAATACCTGGTGACTGAGAAATACACCTCGAAAGACTACCTGGCGATTTCAGGCGGTTCTAATGGTGGTCTGCTGGTTGGTGCGGTTATGACACAGCGTCCAGACCTGATGCGTGTTGCTTTCCCAGCAGTAGGTGTACTCGACATGCTACGTTACCACAAGTTCACAGCCGGTGCAGGTTGGGCTTACGACTATGGTACTGCCGACGATAATAAAGAGATGTTCGACTATCTCTATAAATATTCGCCGGTACACAATGCTCGCAAAGGCACTTGCTACCCGTCAACAATGGTAATGACTGGAGATCATGATGATCGTGTTGTGCCTGCACACTCGTTCAAATTTGCCTCAGCGATCCAGGCTGCACAAAGCTGCGATAACCCGGTGCTGATTCGCATTGAGACCAAAGCAGGCCATGGTGCGGGCAAGCCAACGTCGATGATCATAGAAGAACAAGCCGATAAATGGGCATTTATGCTCTATAACATGGGTCTCGGCTACGGTGCTAAATAG
- a CDS encoding FkbM family methyltransferase, with translation MRNIINKIRNSILHRLAAAVFEKVEAEGFVVSYAQGGEDLIIKKLLGNKRGGFYVDVGCNNPIQKSNTFKLYLKGWTGICIDGNAALIDKFKKIRPRDLCLQQVLSGKVEKLTFYVNKNNHEYSTVNAGIASDWSDARGVEKVEVQADTLANVLHKHLNGRYIDLLCIDVEGHDLAILLGNDFSKYRPGLICTEAGTSIVHSLDHPITKFLISQGYDYVACCGENMYFRDGNLMAGDLERVLHSPDASH, from the coding sequence GTGAGGAACATTATCAATAAAATACGCAATTCGATACTGCACCGCCTGGCTGCCGCTGTTTTTGAAAAAGTAGAGGCAGAAGGTTTTGTGGTGTCGTATGCACAAGGCGGTGAAGACCTGATCATCAAAAAACTTCTGGGCAATAAGCGTGGCGGTTTTTATGTAGACGTAGGTTGCAATAATCCTATACAAAAAAGCAACACATTCAAGCTATACCTGAAGGGCTGGACGGGCATTTGTATTGATGGCAACGCCGCCCTGATAGACAAATTCAAAAAGATACGTCCGCGCGATCTTTGCCTGCAGCAGGTATTATCCGGCAAAGTTGAAAAGCTGACCTTTTACGTTAATAAGAACAACCACGAATATTCCACTGTCAATGCGGGCATAGCCAGCGATTGGTCAGACGCCCGAGGTGTGGAAAAAGTGGAAGTACAGGCCGATACCCTGGCCAACGTTTTACATAAACATTTGAATGGCAGGTATATCGACCTGCTTTGCATAGATGTGGAAGGTCATGATCTCGCTATCCTTTTAGGCAACGACTTTTCAAAATACCGTCCGGGACTGATATGTACAGAGGCCGGAACAAGCATTGTGCATTCGCTCGATCATCCTATTACTAAATTCCTCATTTCGCAAGGCTATGATTATGTGGCCTGCTGCGGAGAGAATATGTATTTTAGAGATGGTAACCTGATGGCCGGCGATCTTGAGCGTGTGCTACATAGCCCTGATGCTTCGCATTAG
- a CDS encoding S8 family serine peptidase: MKISNRLLSACLLAAMTSMAQAQENDSRQLPKLSPLTRVLLKEIDQHKVNLDGKPENYVYRELHGKPYLGGLVKVTDPGRLGDKFADMGVLVGTKAGDIWTVQVPLEKVRQFTETPGMSYVQLDEPLRPAMDQARKTTHVDSVHQGINLPWPMTGNDIVVGVMDFGFDYGHPAFFDASGSNYRVKKVWEMDATGTPPAGYTYGHELTNTADILARGTDNVIQTHGTAVAGIAAGSGYGTTNNKLKGVAPDADLVFVGVRRDSIGGQWRQSSFSDFVDGVSYIFSYANAVKLPAVTNISWGSQSGPHDGTSLFNQACDNLSGQGKIIIMSAGNDGQENIHLSKTFTTTDTLINSFVTFSSDTLQRTWVDIWGDTSKTFCANVTLYKNGVAGNSTGYICIDNNLHSLYVIANNGLDTCFVDFITSSSEFNNKPRMTLDIYNKSADSIHVSIKGNDGSIDAWNEYYYFGYKYGYSSIFESLGVPGNVDGNTISTVSDMGSAKSVLLVGAYASKIGWTDINSQTWSYQGYVNTGNIVPFSSRGPMADGRISPDITAPGLTLATATSSFDTRYTPTGLNKQQVVSGVNFGSKTYYYAEFTGTSASSPMAAGIVALMLEANPKLTPQQVHDMTAQTAIKDNFTGALPAAGSNTWGKGKINAYRAVKAANQANSVYEVKGKKPDCALFPNPNNGMFWLQYTAARAEKVQVVVCDIAGRKLYSEDWQVNVGDNAHQIAISLAKGVYMVQIMNAEGSISIKTQVH, from the coding sequence ATGAAAATAAGCAACAGACTCCTGTCTGCATGCCTGCTGGCGGCTATGACCAGCATGGCGCAGGCCCAGGAAAATGATAGCCGTCAACTTCCTAAACTCTCACCACTTACGCGTGTGTTGCTGAAGGAGATCGATCAGCATAAGGTTAACCTCGATGGCAAACCTGAAAACTATGTTTATCGAGAACTGCATGGTAAGCCATATCTGGGCGGTTTGGTGAAAGTGACAGATCCCGGCCGGTTGGGAGATAAGTTTGCCGACATGGGTGTGCTGGTAGGAACTAAGGCTGGTGACATATGGACGGTACAGGTTCCGCTTGAAAAGGTAAGGCAGTTTACCGAAACGCCGGGCATGTCATATGTCCAACTCGATGAGCCTTTGCGTCCTGCAATGGACCAGGCACGTAAAACCACCCATGTCGATTCTGTGCACCAGGGTATCAACCTGCCCTGGCCTATGACCGGTAATGACATCGTAGTGGGCGTTATGGATTTTGGCTTCGACTATGGTCACCCAGCTTTCTTTGATGCTTCTGGCTCTAATTACCGGGTAAAGAAGGTATGGGAAATGGATGCGACCGGTACTCCACCCGCAGGTTACACCTATGGACATGAGCTGACGAATACCGCTGATATCTTGGCGCGTGGTACCGACAATGTAATACAAACACATGGTACCGCTGTTGCTGGTATAGCCGCAGGTTCTGGTTACGGCACAACCAACAACAAACTGAAGGGCGTGGCTCCGGACGCAGACCTTGTATTCGTGGGAGTACGCCGCGACTCCATAGGCGGACAATGGAGGCAGAGCAGCTTTTCAGACTTTGTAGATGGTGTTAGCTATATATTCAGCTATGCCAATGCAGTGAAACTCCCCGCTGTTACCAACATCAGCTGGGGATCACAGTCGGGTCCGCATGATGGCACTTCGTTGTTCAACCAGGCTTGTGATAATTTATCCGGCCAGGGTAAGATCATTATCATGAGTGCCGGTAACGATGGGCAGGAGAATATCCACCTCTCGAAAACGTTTACGACCACAGATACGCTGATCAATAGTTTTGTCACGTTTAGTTCCGACACATTGCAGCGTACCTGGGTAGATATTTGGGGCGATACCTCAAAGACTTTTTGCGCCAATGTTACATTGTATAAGAATGGCGTAGCGGGCAACAGCACGGGATATATCTGCATCGACAACAACCTGCATAGCCTATACGTTATCGCCAATAATGGACTGGATACTTGTTTTGTTGACTTTATCACTTCATCGTCAGAGTTCAATAATAAGCCACGAATGACGCTGGATATTTACAACAAGTCCGCCGATAGCATCCATGTTTCGATAAAGGGGAATGACGGTTCGATAGATGCTTGGAACGAGTATTATTACTTCGGTTATAAATATGGTTATAGCAGTATTTTCGAAAGTCTCGGTGTGCCGGGCAATGTGGATGGTAATACGATATCCACTGTAAGTGATATGGGGAGCGCTAAATCGGTATTGCTCGTGGGGGCATACGCTTCCAAGATAGGTTGGACCGATATCAATAGCCAAACGTGGTCGTATCAAGGCTACGTCAACACCGGCAATATTGTTCCCTTCTCCAGCCGCGGCCCAATGGCCGATGGTCGTATCAGCCCAGATATTACTGCTCCGGGTCTGACACTTGCTACAGCTACCAGTTCTTTCGATACGCGCTACACGCCAACCGGGCTTAATAAGCAACAAGTTGTTTCGGGTGTCAATTTTGGAAGCAAGACATATTATTATGCTGAATTTACCGGCACATCAGCATCGTCTCCCATGGCTGCCGGCATTGTCGCGCTGATGCTGGAAGCAAATCCAAAGCTCACTCCACAGCAAGTGCATGACATGACTGCACAGACTGCTATCAAAGACAATTTTACAGGTGCATTACCTGCAGCGGGTAGCAACACATGGGGCAAAGGAAAGATAAATGCCTATCGCGCCGTGAAGGCGGCTAACCAGGCAAATAGCGTATATGAGGTTAAAGGTAAAAAGCCCGATTGTGCCTTGTTCCCCAATCCTAATAATGGAATGTTTTGGCTACAATACACTGCTGCGCGCGCAGAAAAAGTGCAGGTAGTTGTATGCGATATTGCAGGGCGTAAGCTATATTCAGAAGACTGGCAAGTTAATGTTGGAGACAATGCACACCAGATCGCGATTTCATTAGCAAAAGGTGTGTATATGGTGCAGATCATGAATGCTGAAGGCTCGATCAGTATCAAAACACAAGTGCATTAG